GGCCGGGCGCCGCTGCGGGGCTAGGCCCTCCCGCCGACCCACCCTGACGGCGGGTCAGCCCCGGGAGCCGACCGCGTAGCCGTACTGGTGGGGCCAGTTGCGCTCGGCGCCCAGTTCGCGGGCGGCGTGCAGGGGCCAGTACGGGTCGCGCAGGAGTTCGCGGCCGAGCATCACCGCGTCGGCCCGGCCGGCGGCGACGACCTCCTCGGCCTGGGCCGGCTCGGTGATCAGTCCGACGGCGCTGACCGGCAGACCGGCCCCGGCGCGGATCTGCTCGGCGAACGGCACCTGGTAGCCGGGGCCGGTGGTGATCCTGGCGTGCGGGGCGATGCCGCCGCTGGAGACGTCGATCAGATCGACGCCGACCGCCTGGAGCTCCTTGGCGAGCAGCACCGTCTCCTCCGGCGTCCAGCCGGGCTCGCCGTCCAGCCAGTCGGTGGCCGAGACGCGGAAGAACAGCGGCAGGTCGGCCGGCCAGGCGGCGCGGACGGCCGCGGCCACCTCCAGGGCGAACCGGGCCCGGCCGGCGAACGACCCGCCGTAGCCGTCGGTGCGGTGGTTGGAGTGCGGCGACAGGAAGGAGTGCACCAGGTAGCCGTGGGCGCCGTGGATGTCGGCGACCCGGAAGCCGGCCGCGGCCGCCCGGGCGGCCGCGGCGGCGAAGTCGTCCACCACGGCGGCGATCTCGTCGACGGTCAGCTCGTCCGGGACGGGCCGGTCGCCGAAGGCCACCGGCGAGGCGCCGACCGGCTGCCAGCCGCCGTCCGCCGGGCCGAGCGCGACCGAGCCGGCGGTCG
The Kitasatospora paranensis genome window above contains:
- a CDS encoding NADH:flavin oxidoreductase/NADH oxidase yields the protein MSALFEPITLRSLTVPNRVWLSPMCMYSAAPDGPEQGVATDFHLAHLGSRAAGGAGLVMVEATAVRPDGRISPYDLGLWNDRQQEALARIAALIAAHGSVPAIQLAHAGRKASSDRPTAGSVALGPADGGWQPVGASPVAFGDRPVPDELTVDEIAAVVDDFAAAAARAAAAGFRVADIHGAHGYLVHSFLSPHSNHRTDGYGGSFAGRARFALEVAAAVRAAWPADLPLFFRVSATDWLDGEPGWTPEETVLLAKELQAVGVDLIDVSSGGIAPHARITTGPGYQVPFAEQIRAGAGLPVSAVGLITEPAQAEEVVAAGRADAVMLGRELLRDPYWPLHAARELGAERNWPHQYGYAVGSRG